The DNA window TGTTGCTGGATTGTTTTTTGAGTCGTCTTGCTTTTCTTGGACTAGGACTCCACTTACTACATGGTCCGAAAATGCCACATACAGTAGCAGTGGTGCCTCTAGAGCCAACATTGTGACCATGAGATTACTGGCCATGTAGCTCTTGAGTtgttggaaagccttcgactgCTCTGGTCCCCATTCTAACTTGTCTATGCTTCTTAGTGCTTTGAAGAATGGCAAATTGTGCTCCGCAGACTTTGCGATGAATCTATTTAGTCCTGCTATTCTGCCTATTAGCTTCTAGACATCTTTTTTAGTTGAAGGTTCTACCATTGAAAGTATTGCCTTCATCTTTTCTAGGTTTGCATGTATGCCTTCAAGCCCTATTATGCATCCAAGCATCTTTCCTCTGCTTACTCTGAAGACACATTTTTCTAGGTTGAGTTTAAGCCTGGCGGCCCTGAGGTTGCCTAAGGTCTCAATGAGGTCTGCTATGTGATCCTCTTccttcttgctcatgaccacgaTACCATCGACATATGCTATGATGTTTTTCTACAATTGAGGCCCGAGAACTACCTTGGTCATTCTTGCGAAGGTTGAGCCAGCATTCTTGAGGCTTTCAGGCATCCTGACAAAACAATGTGTGCCAAAAGGAGTTGTGAAACTTGTCTTCTCTTCGTCTTCTTTGTTCAGCCatatctggtgatatcctgagaaACAATCCAATAGAGAGAAATGTTTGCAGCCTATAGCTTTATCGACGGAGGCTTCAATTCTTGGTAATGGGAATGGGTCTTTCTTGCAAGCTTTGTTTAAGTcgatgaaatctatgcacattctcatttttccATTCTTTTTTAGGACCAGGACCacatttgctagccaatctaaaTACTTGACTTCTCTGATGACCTTCGCATCTAGTAGCCTTTGGACCTCTACTTTGGCTGCTAGAATTCTATCCTCCAACATTTTCCTTTGTCTTTGCTTTTTTGGTCTCATGCTTGGGTTGATATCTAGGGCATGTTGTATGATATCTCTGCTAAACCCTTGTAGGTAAGAGGCTGACCAAGCAAAGATATCCTTATTTTTGGTGAGGACTCCGAggagttcttcttcttctttgctaGAAAGGTTGGCTACGATAGTGATTCTTCTATCTGGGAGTGCGACTTCAAGGGGGACTAATTTTGTTTCTTCTTGTTTCTTGAGATCAGTTTTTCCTCTTAGCATGTTCGGAGGCTCTAGAGTGGTGGTTGTTGCCTGAACAGAATTAATGCTTCTCTAAGACTTGTGGATTgctctttctatgtttcttgcttctttctggctgccatAGACAGTGATGACACCATGAAGGGCTGGCATTTTCATACAGAAATAGCCTGTATGTATGGCGATGTTGAACTTGTTTGCAAAACCTCTGCCAAAGATTGCATTGTATGAGTAGTGGAGGCCGACGACGTTGAAGGTCACGTACTCTGTTCTCGCGTTCTGCAAGTCTCCAAAGGAGACAGGTAGGGAGATCTTTCCCAAGGCTTCAATTCTCTTGCCTCCGAAACCAACCAATGGGGAGTCCAAAGGCTGCAATTGGTTTCTGCTTAGTTTCATTTGATCGAAGGCATTCACGAAGATAATGTCCATTGAGCTTCCTGAATCTATCAATATTCTATTGATTTCCCAAGCTGCAATGTTGGCCTTGATCACCATCACATCAGCATGGGGGTACCTCTCTAGGTTGAGGTCCTGTTTAGAGAATGTTAGAGGTGTCTTCGACCATTCTATATAGTGGATCGGCCCTTGAACTGCTACATTGTTGACTAGCCTGTAGTGATCCTTTTTCTGTTTATTCGTTTGGAGCTCGAGGGATGAGCCTCCGGCAATTGGTAGTATCGTGCCAATGGTTGGTAAAGCTATGTGAGGGTTGAGTTGGTTTTCTGGCAGAGGTTCGCTCTTCATGGCGGCTATTTGTGGTGTTGGCGGAGGTGGCGGTAGGGCTTCTATTTGCCTTCTTGTTATTTGCGTGGATTGATTTGGCTTCATGTAGGTGATGTGCGGAGGCCTGGGGTTCACATATGTTAGGCTTGCCTCAGCTCAGTGGCTACTTGGCTGCCCCTGTTGCAGCGGTCGCTGGGTATTGGGTCACCATGCAGGCAAGAGATTGGGATAGTATGCTGCTACTAGAGTGGATGGGTGTATTTGAGTGGAGTTCAAGCTTGGGTACACAGGGCAATACTGTTGTTGGTGCCAAGTTGTGGTGGAGGTGTGGTTGACTTCTCTTGCTGGTTGCTGTAGCGGAGGCTATGGGTTCTTCTTGTTCTTTATCCTCTCTTGTGTTTCCTTGGCATCCGAGCAATCTTTGGTGATATGTCCTTTGTTTTCTCCATGGAAGAAGTAGTACTCTCTTCGTAGCTTTTGATTTTGGTTTCTGTTCCAATTCTTGCCTTGGTTGTCTCTTCTGTTGTCTTGCTAGTTCTGTGGGCTGCTGCTTTGGCTAGCCTACGAAGGCTATTAGGGTTGCTGATTGTTGCCTTGATTGCTAATATTGAAGACCTACTAGTTTGGTCCTCGCTGTGACTGGTTTTGACCCCTGTTGTCTCTTGGCGTGGATCTATTGCTATTTTGTGCTTGCTTGTACTGCGCTTGATCTTCCAATCTTTTGCGGAGGTCATTATTGGATCTGTAGTATTTTTTGAACTCGTGGTATAGTGGCTCGATGGTCGAAGGCTTTTCTCTGGCCAGGTGACATGTGAAGGCTCCGATGCAGAGGCCCTTGATCGCTACTTCGATGGCTACATCTTCTGGGACATTTGGTGCTCTTGCTTTGAGCTATACAAATTTTTGATAGTACTCCCTCAGAGTTTCTCCGTACTGCTGTCTGCATTGGAAGAGGTCTAAGGATGTAAGGGACTCGCTTGAGAATCCTTTGAAGTTTGCCATAATCTTGTCGCGAAGATCCTCCCAAGAATATACTAACTTGGGTCTTAGCATAGAGTACCAAGCAAGGGCATCGCCCTCGGATGCGATGACAAAAGACTTTGCTAAGACCATGTCATTACCACCGATGGAGACTATGGTTGCCTCAAAACTCATGATGAACTGTCTTAGATCTGTCTTGTCGTTGAACTTCGGCAGGGTAATGGGTTTGTAGGAAGGCGGCCACGGTGAGCTCTGGAGTCCTTCGGACAATGGGGACTTAAGATCTATCGATCTTTGGAGTGGTGGGAGGTTGTAGGGGGTGCCGAAGGTTGGCTGAATTATAGGGTTTGACCAAGGGTTAGGTTGGTTTTCGGTGGTTGGTCAGGGTTGATTGGAATTGTTTGACAAGGGTTGGTTTGTCTGCAAACTTTGTATTTCAACTTGCAGGATTGCCAGCTGTTGTCGAACCTCCAATGCTTGCTGGGACATTTGCATTGCCCTTTGGTTTGCAGCAAAGGCTGCTATGAGTCTGTCTCTTTCTTGCTAGGCATTTTGTAGGTCGGCTTGCAGCTATTGGAGCGGCTGCTTTGGTGTTGGATTCGGGGTTGGTTGCCCTCCATGGCCTGCCGGCTGCTCGGCGACTGTTGCCTCTTCTTCTTCAGCCTCTGCATTTTCTTGGGGTTCTGGATTGGCATAAGTACTATGAGTATTACACCTGGGTCTTCCCCGCATGGGGCTTCCTCTCCTCTCTGAGTGCCAGCGGAGGCCTCTGCCCCCCTCTAGGTGCGGGCAGAGGTCTTTCTTTTTCCTGCCATTGTGGATTTGTAGATGGCCTAGCACGATGGGTGGCAATGTTGGAAAAAAGGAATCCCTCCATGTGAGATATTAAGGGGCCTTCGCCGGCACGAGTGAGACGAAGGCCAGAATGAATTGAACAAACCTTGTGTGACACAATTAGAGTTTCATTCATTCATTGGTCTCTCCTTTTACATGGGGTTTGCTCTCCCCTTTTATAGGTCTCTCTACAGAGTGGAGTTCTTTTACACTTACGCCCTGCATCTAACAAAGCATATTCTAGGGATATACCCATACAACTAGGGACCTCCGGGGGTATCTTTAGCCCTGTTGGGGAGCCCGTTGAAGGCCCATCAGGCGGGCGGGATGAGCTTCGTCTGAGAACCTGGTCCCTGTCTGGCAAAGGCTTGGGCAATCACCGACTTTCCTTGGCTCCTACATCGAATCATCATCTTCTCTCCGGTGACCCTCACGACTTTTCCCTACCCGCCACCTCGGAAAGCTTCGGACCTTCGTCGATGGTGCCTTCGCTGGCCCTGGGCCTTCGCATGGTCTGGTCATGGTAGGCAAAGGCCATATGTGGTCTATCTCACGTTATCCCCCTAGCCTTCGCCGGAGGCACCTTCACAAGACTTGAGCCTTTGCTGGGCCAAGGGGCACAGCCGAAGGCACTTGCATAGTACCTATCCGAGAAAAGCACAACAGCCCACATTCCTTATTAGCTGTTAGTCATTTCCCAAACAGAAAAAGGGAGGCTTGCCTTCACGACCAGGATATCCATGTCCCAACAGATTCGTATTGCATCCCCCTTGATAGTACGACATACATATATTCAAGATCAAGAGAATATAACCATTTCaaccacttgagtcttcaatgtctttatatgccatttcttctcaatatcacttcataaggggTTGCAATCAACTTTATCTCATCTCTTTGAGCAAACataccttgagcatgtgacttgaaccatctCAACACTTGTGAGTTGAATCCATGGTTttaagtcacttccactaatgatttgatcctcaacacaatatgactcctcatagctcgattagtacctcgactcaatgcaagtactctcttcttcaccttagccatggtaccttggagtcctttccttgctatcttcaccctatcaagccatactcagTCACATCATATTATGTATCcattgaaaaaccatttcttcaatattgtgatccttgcttgaatatcttctagatatgaatgttgagattaatcaagcttcagtttgattcacatagagacatatatgaatcaacatcaatatggtcaagccaattcatgattccttGTATCcttttcattttggcttgacactcctaacACTCATTTTAGTATCtgtcttcatacttctagcttgatcaaatcaatgcaaagtgattttccaaatctttaCCCATTCAAGCAAACCGATGTATAGACTgacttatatccaatatgagttgtgtcctttgtcatttGACCTTTGCTTGACATTTCCTTACTTATGCATTCTTGATTCATTCTTCAACCTTGATCAAAGCTAATtcactatcaaactcttcttgtcTATGaaaagcaagccattattgaaaccaatccaaaatcatcaactcatgtctcatttaccatttgccaaatatgcttgctttcacatgatgctatgatatcccacaccatagaagccatttcatcaactccatttgcattgttgtctttgtcttgaactagattgtttccataATCTTCCAACACAACAATACACAATTTGGCCTTCATTTCAACACTATGTGGAATACGATCAAGTTTGCTTTCTTGTTGAACCTTTATACACTTCTCATTTCACaatccacaagtgtatgcaataagCTCAATGTcctattcaacacttagcaaacttgttagaccttgAATTGTATTGTcattcaattcatcaaaacccactaaagggctcagtgcactttcaatctccccctttttggtgattgatgacaacacaattaaagcttacaagagattgataaatattaagattttgaatcctatgatatagtgagctccccctaaatgtatgcattgAAAGGAATTCAAACTTTGGCCTCAAATGCCAAAAGCACATATTTAAGATGAAGTGTGGGAACTCACGTATATCtcagcatccgtggggtgcaaggtGTCAACATGATAAACGTGATGCTCATgacagttcatgcactcaagaagtTTCTAAAGCTGTCATGTGCGGCACTTTCGTGAGTGCACGTGGCACTACCACACAAATACACCATTCAAGGCATGAATGCCACATACTAGCATAAATAGtccttatcaagagcatcaatttaaactatccttgcacacacCACACAATGAAATTTGAAAAATCTTACATGCCTCTCTTTTACCCCTTTAGATCCACATATCAATCTCCCTTACATTCTCTCCTAAtatttccccccccccccctttggcattaatctccaaaaaggatcTTTCTACCAAAAGAAAGAAATGATGGCAGACAAGTGAGGGCAAGATGtaggtaaaagtttagcatatAGGATTTCTCACCTGAGttttctaccaaacaaagtatgcaacaATTTAAGTCAAGATTCTTAAGAAGTTAGCATATTTAgctcatacctcacttagatgacaTCTTTTAATATGAGACTAACTCATCCCATCACAACAAGAGgtatcaaccaaatatctaaagaattctctaatcgtcaccacaagaacaaactcatggtgtgactcaaaatattgcatacacatgcacacactagcatataagggcctagatgcacaaaggtaatacaagagttcatggagcgatatacctttattctaagcctcataatctccaTCATGATAATGATTTTCATTAGTTGGATTTAGTGCTTTGATGGGCTTAGCATTTCTTTATGCAAAAAGATTTCATTTGTGCCCATCTCTCTTCATCATTATCTTCAAGGAGATATCACAAACTTGTGCTTAATCTCGATTGAAAGTCCATTGCTAGCTCTTGTTACCATTTtgagataccaattgaagataTATTTCTTGATATACCAAATTAAAAGATTATCcaccaataccaattgaaatatgatcttcacaAATTGACACCAATTGAAAGAGTCTTCACAAGTTGATGCCAATTAGAATGGATTTTTGTATCTCATAATGTCACCTAGGgaatgctcataaagacaagagataGCATTAAATTACACAAGCTAGAGTTTCACAACTAGTGACCATTTGGGATGTGGAAGGCATGTAGATCACTAATTGCAAAACCTCATAACATAGACTAAATTCACCTTTttgatagtgcatacatatatatgtggaaggcaagaacatatgcacttttggccaattaagtccaaacaagggaatttaacctatattatggagagtagctACTCAAGAGATAAACTTGCAATCCAAATGAATATGAGAGATAACTTTaccaatttggattgagttaGTTATGTAGCATACCCAAGAGAAACTCATTCTCACCAAGCGACTACacaaattcactagaagaaaaggTTTAGTCTCAAAAGACACAAGACATAGAATGGgatcccccttaatatgtgcatcaagtacttgaattacttgtgaaatgcacttgaatcggtttaagagtctagaggagttcatcctatatcttggtcagggcatgataaatttgcaacaattaaaactatgccaaggaaacataccaccaccaaggtagatagatcaccacaCAAAATTTCATTTATATGACCATCATAAGTGAGACTCAATTATTTTGATGGCCATAGTTCTCACTTGATGAAATGTGGTGAAATTGAGCTCACTCTTTGTTGACATGATCTTGGATGATCAATGGAGTGAATCCATGTGCActtgatgaactagtggagaaaTAATAATGAAAGTGCACTTCTTCAATTCTTTTCATCTCCAACTCATTCAAATCTAGTTCCATTAAAGGATTAGGACATCCGACACTAAACCAGCAACACTTGGTTTATAAAGACCGAGACCTCATAGAATAATCTTTGGAGCACCCAAAGATTTCATTGGAACTATCCATCCTCCTTTGATGTTCTCCTTTCACTTACTgaatttgattttgatcttcatcttaaGCATGAGAATAATTCCAAAACCAAACTGATGTTTCTCATATTTATTAATTCTTCATGACCAACTTGAGAGCCAACTTAATCTTGTTGTTACAATACAATCCAATTGCATACAGTGAGTTTTTAGATTCCGTCTTCCTTAGAGGGAAATTCATATCTCCCAGACTACTAGTCCAATATGCATGAAATTTATTAGAGATGTGCACATATGAGTCCTCTAACTTCTGTACAAATTTCAGCTCATTTGGACTCCATTTGATCAGTCAAACCAATTTTCTACCAAAAGTGCTAGAGTCTGAAACTGCAGTGCTGAAGCTgacaaaattcaactcaaaactaatGTTCTTCTAAACCAATCTTCATTCCAATTGTACAGcaacaagtactagatgtataTAGCATGCTCAGAAAGTTTCAGGCCAATTCATTAACATTTGAATCTCCAAATCGATGCCTGATGGTAGCCAACTCAGAATTTTaattttctggacagatttgataatTCCcaattcttctcttcttcttgtccaATCTTGAGGTGAATTTGGTTGAGAATACTCACAAGATGTTATTTCCATCCAGTCCTCTTATCAAAACTTGTAGTCTTGTGAATTCTTCCAATATAGCTTATCCAActcaacctcaaacttgattttATTCAAACTGAGATTTT is part of the Miscanthus floridulus cultivar M001 chromosome 9, ASM1932011v1, whole genome shotgun sequence genome and encodes:
- the LOC136479110 gene encoding uncharacterized protein, which codes for MKSEPLPENQLNPHIALPTIGTILPIAGGSSLELQTNKQKKDHYRLVNNVAVQGPIHYIEWSKTPLTFSKQDLNLERYPHADVMVIKANIAAWEINRILIDSGSSMDIIFVNAFDQMKLSRNQLQPLDSPLVGFGGKRIEALGKISLPVSFGDLQNARTEYVTFNVVGLHYSYNAIFGRGFANKFNIAIHTGYFCMKMPALHGVITVYGSQKEARNIERAIHKS